GAACTAAAATACTTGTAAGAGTAAtgtctaaaattaaatttattaaatataaaatttataacatataAATAATAGCTTCAAACACAAaaaccaaataagtacctctaagcCACTACAACAAATTTATATGGACTTATTTTGACCTATTGATATTATAAGACCATGAGAtaataaatatgcatatgtgattattgatgactatagtaaATATATTTGGACATATTTTATGatacataaaaataattattttaaatatttttattaaaatttataaataagttaaaaataaaaaaaggttttatgattttacgTATTCGTAGTGATCATAGTGAAAAATTTAAAAACCATAATTTTTAAGAGTTTTATGACTTAAATaggtataaccataacttctttACTTCAAGAaatctataataaaataaaattattaagaaaaataattagagGCTACAAGAGATAATTAGGACCATACTCAATAAATATAACTTACTCAAATATGTTTAGGCTGAAGCTGTTAACATAGTCCTTATAAAGTGCTATTTATCTTAGACTCTTTTATGAGTCAACATTTCATATGTTAAAGgttttggttgtaaatattttattttgaatgacaaGAATACTTTTAaataatttgatactaaatcttaTAAAGGTATTTATTTTTACTactcttttatttctaaagtctataaagtttttaacaaaagatcttcaagaatctatttatattattttttatgaatctccttaaattaagaaaattaattttgatgatgattgttttgaacttgaaaaattaaatttgaataatgattTTACTTCCTAAAGTAATATGAATATATCTACTTCCGAAGAAAACTTATCCAATAAATGAAAGTACATAGATGCATATTTTAATGAGCTAATTATCAGAGATATATCGAAAGatattcaaactcatttttctttaaaaatatattaatttaaatattatttttatatcaaattgAGCTTTAATGTATTAATGATGCTATTAAAGATGGCTCATGGGTCTCAATAATGTATGAAGAACTAAATCAATTTGAACATTTTGGAATTAGTACTAAATACAtctttaagaataaaaataaataaggtgTCATGGTTTGAAATAAGACTATATTACTGATCAAATATTTTAACTAAAAAGAAAGTatagattatgaagaaacattcgcttaGACTTAAGCCATAagaatatttcttgcttatctcTATTTTAGCTATTTAAAATGgatgttaaatatatttttaatggttttattttgaaagaattttttttgttgAATAACCATTTGGATTTTAAAATAATCTTTATCTAAATcttatttataaattatctaagaCTCTCAACACGTTAAAACGAACTCATAGGGCTTGGTGTGAGAGACTTAGCTTTTTCTTACATCAAAATAATTCTTCAAAAGGTAAAATCaacactacattatttattaaatattttaataataatattttattattaaaatttatattgatgatattattcttGGTTATCCTAATAAaactttatatgaatcatttgtcaaaagtATAAGCTAAGAATTTTAAATAAGCCTTGAAGACTCAATACCTGCTCAAATTAATCTAAAATAAtcttgatcaaaatatttgagtTAAACTCTCATTTGTTTAGAATAAATATGATGACATAGTGTACAAAATCAAATTGAAGTTCTCAAAATTTTAAAGTATATTCTTTTTTCGACTTTTGGTAATTGTTTAGTTGATCTCATAGGTTGAGTGGGATATACGATACCGACGTCAGTCCATGTCAATGTGTTCTCTTTTATGCTTAGAAGGTTTTATACTCATTCTTAGTATCAGTTTTGCAACACTAGTCGGACTGAGGTTAACAATCGAAATTTAAAAGCAATGTTAAATGGTAAACATGTGATTCGGTCATAAGCTATCAACAATAGAAGTTTTTATCCCAACTGATAATTTTAAGATTTGTAGAGTGACGTTTCAAACCCTCAAGTGAATTATGTATACTAACTTTCAGTATCACTAGACTAATATTTTGGATATAAAATTGTAACATATAAAATTGAACTTTCCATCGAAGGTGAATCAGATACACTTATTAATATTATAATCATATTAGGATGATAAAATTTGTATAACGAATCGAAACACCACCAAACAAAtgctttaaatatataattttattagataatatttttttttgccaAAAGAGAAATTATATTAAGAATTCAAACGGACCTGCAAAGGCCATTGTGTAAAAGCAAGTATAACTGAGGGACAAAGGATTCCACCTtgcatcctaatcctaattagtgGCTTGATTACATTCTCGAAAATAATGTAAGATAATATAAGAAATTAGTTATAGTTGTTAAATcccaaattttgaaaataaaattaattaataaatttgataaatcaTATCCAATAGTTGTTGCTTAGTTATTAGTTGTTAAATCCCAAAAAGGAGGCTCTAAATAGTAAGTAAAGAAAAAGGATTTCCCATTTATATAAAGGGTAATCTGGACCAATAAAAAGTTAGAATCCACCGACCCCGTCGTCCCCGCAGAAGATAAACCCGTCCATCGGAACATAACCCGAACCCTAAGAATCGAATCGAATCGATCGACCCATCTATCTATCAATCATGGCGACGATTAGCCTTCGAAAGGCGAACACCCGACTCCCACCGGAGGTGAATCGGGTGCTGTACGTGCGCAATCTGCCTTTCAACATCTCGAGCGAGGAGATGTACGACATCTTCGGTAAGTACGGCGCCATCCGCCAGATCCGCATCGGCACCAATAAGGACACTCGCGGCACCGCCTTCGTCGTCTACGAGGACATCTACGACGCCAAGACCGCCGTCGACCACCTCTCCGGCTTCAACGTCGCCAACCGCTACCTCATCGTCCTCTACTACCAGCAAGCTAAGATGGCCAAAAAGGCCGaccagaagaagaaggaggacgaGATTACCCGCTTGCAGGAGAAGTACGGCATTTCCACCTCTAAAGATAAGTAATTATTGGAAAGGCTGTAACCTTTTTATATGTTTACTCTACTTGTGAAATCTGGGTTTCCGTCGTCGGTAACTGATTTGGGTATGTTGACCTGTTATGAACTCGACTGCTGAGCTATAAATTGTATGACTTATTGTAGTTTCActtgaaaaacaaaagaaaatgctGCTTTAGTGTGTATGATGATCAAGTTGGTTGTTAAATTATGCTAGATTGCTTGGTTTGGTTTTTGCGTGTTGAGATTTGGCTTTAGCTACCTTGAAATGGTCATGTTGTTTATGATCGTGGTTCTTGCATGCCTAAGCACTTTTAATTTATCATACGTCATGCTTATTTTGAATTATCTTTGTGATTCAGTTTATTCTGTTTATATATTTTGACATCCTAATTGGAATTTCAAAGATTGTTGATTAAGTTAGTGAACATGATTTATGAGTCATCTTCTGTAGACTTGCATCTTTTAGTCGAAATTATAGCACTTAATCTCAATGCTTATGTGGTCTTTTCTTGACATCCTTGGAAATATGTGTCCAATGTCATGTTTATTTATGGCGTGATTCAGTTATTTATTGAATTCTTGTAGGCTGTATGTCATGACAAACTTTTAGTAAGTAAGATCATGGATGGGGACTATTTCGTTATTACGAACAAGTTCTGAGATTGTTGTTTCCAACTAACTTGCACTAATTTGGCAGAGTTCTTATATCTTACTTGCAtatatgtttaaactttaaacaatACGAAAGGGTACAATGTAAGACATTATCTGATGCAGCATGCTCtttgtcaaaagaaaaataaaaaggttgACACTGTCTTGTCAAGCTTGGTGGCAGGCCATATATTCAACAAATTGACCCTTTCCTTTTTGAATGGAACTGGAACTTGCAACACTATTTTGGTTTAGGGTATGAGACTTGAACAATAGGTCCACCAAATGATAGGTTCCACAAAAATATTTCTGTTTTGGATTTGttagttttgattttttttttatctgtgcAGTTTTGAAAAGGggaacttttttttttactttgaagCAACAACAGAATAAATCtgtaatatacaaaaaaaaaacaatggaAGCCAGTGAATACAAGTGCGATAGGTTTTCCTGTTGCCAAATAAATGTCAATTGAAACTATTAATTGGTTTTCTTTCGAGTCAGCTAATTGGTTTTAGATGCATTAATGTTTTGTGAACTTTTGTAATACTAATAAGTCATTGAACTTAGTATTAAAGAATACTGGCTAATCTTTTTAGCATTGAGGACTAAATAATGAAATGATGGAGGTTAGTCAAGAAAGAAGGGAAAAGGAGGGTTGTTTTAGGAAGCTGGTACATTTAGTTGGGTGTCATAATGCTGGTTTAGAAGCTTGGAAAACCACATGGAGGAAATTAATAAGGAGGAAATTAATTAGGTACAAAGAGTTTTTGATTAAACATGACATATGTGTTGAGGAGCTCCAAGTTCTTCAAACTCACTTTTGGAGGAAAATTGTGACCTCACACCACTTACATATCATGAGAACTTTCTCTTTTATTACTGGTCGGAACTAAACCTCTTTTTACTTTCTATAGACCGTGAAATGAgaagaaataaaaatttataagaataaagaaggataaataaataaattacagtTTAGACTTTAGAATTACATCTATTGAATTAGAGTCGCCAACATTCTTTCTTTGGGGATCATTAGATTCAAATGTGTTATGAAAGATAATTAGTCATGCTTGCAACTTTAGACAATATTTGATTGATATAGGTTTCCTTATTTGTGGCTTCTTCAAtcatttttgaactttcttgtaggAATGATAAACCGAAATCTGACTTCTTTCATTTTTTCACATGACTTCTTTTTCCTTAAGAAATTTGGAAAAAATAAAGTAGAAATATAGAGAATCTTTCCTCGTGACAAATTATTCTAAAGAAAAGAAATGTTTAGCCTATCCTGAATTTGTGTTCAACATCAATCCAGATGGATTTGggttaacattttttttttcctttctgtgCCTTGATTGCCGTCATCCAAAATTTGTATTGGATTTGGGGATGACCTTTAACTTCAGTTGGTAATGTAACTATTATATGGAGTAAAAGAAATCTGTTGAGATGGAAAACAAAAATCTCTAGATACATTATATGAGAATTTTCAGAAATGAGGTTCTTCACTATTTGAGTTTTtcagttttctttttcttaattttgctGACAGTTTCTTAGACATGATGGCTTTGGTCTTTGTCCCTCTTCTTTTGGAAATTTTCCACCTTGAATATGCTCAATAATACCAACctgatctctgttttccttttctctCATTTGTTTGTAATAGCAGCCTCTACTTATAGCCATTACACTAGTAATGCAATTGAAGATGCactaatattttttcacttttggGCTGTTTGACATCAATTGGAAattagtttttagattggttagaTGGGGTTAGGATACAGTTATTTTAGTAGCTGTCAAGAGATTGACTCTCTTTTATAGTATTCGTTTTACAAGACACTATGGTATTATGGATTTTTCTTTTCACTTTGACTAGAAGCACATTTACTATGACCTGCCAATGGCTTTATAATTTCTCCTAATCACTGCCTGCCTTCTATACAACAAAAAAGGAGTATATGCTGCCAGTAATTCATGTTTTATGGTGGATGATCATTTTTCATGGGACTGCTATTTAGCTGTGTAAAATCATCTCTAAAGTTGTCAAGAACAATGCCACCTCTCATAGAGTTGATAAGTGGAGCACATATTGGTAGTTCCTACAGAATCCTGGCAACCTTGAAGCTTCTGACATAAATTGCATTATCATTCAATCTAAATAGTATTTTTCTTCCTCAAATACAAGTTTAAgggctttttattttttgtttttttgggttGAAAGGAAAAGGAGCAGGAATTATCAGATCTATTGTTATTATGGAAGTGGTATGTAACAACGTGGTATTTAGGGATGTGTCAGGGTAAGAACATGTTATGTTCCAAACTGTGTTTGAATTTTGACGTCTTTAGGCTTAAGTAGCTTGATCAAGTAAACCTTTACTTGGTATGTTTTTGTGCTATAAACCAAAGGCACTGAATTTTGGTTGATGCTACATTCTTCAATCTTTGCTGCAGACCATATTTTTGACATAAATTGGTCCCTTTCTTTTTGCATGGAATTGGCACTTGTGTTGCTAGATTGGTATAGCTTTATGTCTTAAACAATAGGTCTCTGCAAGAGGTTGTATTCCATAAATTTGTTACATGAGTGGATCTATTGGTTTTAAGTTTCTATCTATATTGGTTAGTTAGGTAGAGCATATTTTCAAATAGAAACTCAAaagatcaaacttctaatatcctGTAAAATAAGAGAGGGATATATATTGGCTGGGCTTTATAGTGCTGGTTTTTACTTATGCAAGATCCAAGGGATGGAACAGATTAGGTATAGAAAGGTCTAGGTGGAAAGACTAGGACACTTTGGCTTGATCAAGACTCATGGTGGGAGCCAGGATGATCTCTAACTTCAGTGGGAGACCTAAGTAGTAATAAGATGGAGTGCAGAAGTTGCTTCATATACTTGATGAGGGTACTTAGGAATGAGGTTACTTTTTAAGGTTTTATCTTTCTTAATCTTATTGATAATTTCTTAAGATGAATGGGTTTTTGGTCTTTTTTTTCCCTAAATAAGCCCACCTTAAACATGCTTAGTGATACCAAACCAAATACTctgttcttcctcttctctcaTTTGTTTCTTCTTTTAGCCAAAACTTCAAGAAAGCAAATCAAGATGCTCTAACATGTTTACCGTCGAGGTGATTGATTTTGATCAGGAATTAAATTTAGATGATTCTGATGGATTAGGAGACAATTATTTGGTGTTGACTTGTCAAGAAACCATCAGGCTAGTACAGTGTTTGTATTACAAGAAATTATGGCATTATggattttttcctttttcattttgactAGAAGCATATTTAGTGTGTGTGACCTCCCAATGGCCTATTGGCTATGATATTGTAAAGACTAATCTTTACACTAATGTAGTATATGCCATTAATTCATGTTATATGGTGGATGGTCATTTTTCATGGGACTCTACTATTTATCTGTATTGAATCACTAAACATTGATTGTCAGGAGCCATGCCCCCTCTCACAGACTTGAGATGAGGGGGCAGGTGTGTGCTGTTCCTGTGCAGACAGCAAATCTCCTGGAGGTTACTACATATATCGTGTCAAACGTGAAAATTAATCTTGTAAACGAGTCTAGTTGTTTTGCGACCTGCACAGTGTTCAACTTGTTACAAGCTTGCTAGAACTTGTTCACCAAGGTGAATAAATCAAACTTGAGCTTGATTTAAAGCTTGGTTTTTGTTGAACATGACAATATTTGGTGCATTTAATCTCACTAGCTGACTCGTATGTATGAGCTCTGGAACTAGAATCATTTGCAGTCAGCATGTTTATAAGCTTGTGAGTACTTGCTAAGAAGTTCACATATAGTTTAACTCGTATGTATGAGCTCTGGAACTAGAATCATTTGCAGTCAGCATGTTTATAAGCTTGAGTACTTGCTAAGAAGTTCACATATAGTTTATGTATCTGTAAGGAGGCTTATAAATTAAtggtaaaattttaaaataattttgttttataATCTTTATTTCATATTTGtgtttatcttttatcaagagaTTGTTGGCTAGCTCAAGATCCTAACGTTCTGTAATAttgattaaaacaaaaactttagtTAGAACTGGAGTTGACATTCAGCCCAAACTCAAATCTTGAAAGAATATAATGAGCCAAGTTTAGACAACATTTTAAGCTCGAGTCAAATTGGAGGCAACCTTGAACTACCTTAAAACAAGTCAAGTGGAGCACAAAAGAAGCATGGCTTGGCTGGATGCAAACCTACTGAAAGATTTAAGGGGTAATTTGTTGTGTAACTAAGTTGTAATTCTTCTTATATGTGTTAGCTtaagtggatttctttttatttttattgggtTTGAAGGAGATCTAATGTTGTGATGAGAGTGGATATTTGTTTTTTAAGATTCTAGCGCTTGCTTAAATCTTGTACATGGGATAGACCGAAAAAAGGagtatgcttaatttttaaatCCTCATGTAGACTTCGCTAGTCTGATGAGCCTAAACCTTGTCTTGGGCAAGACTTTGTTTGATATACTGAAGGCCTCATTTTTTAATCTGCTTGGATTAAGGTTTTCATTACATGCTTTCCTTGTGCATACTTTAGAATCTGTGGATTGATTTTGGTTAGGCTAAGCTTATGTCTGAGACAACAATTCTAAAATAGGCCTATTCTTGAATGGAATTGGTATGGCCCTTAGATGTCCCTGGTTATCCTTGGTTCCATTATAAAGTTTTTGAGTAGTTTATTTTTGAACTCGTTAGATGTGACTTTTGTGTGTAGCTCTCTAGTTGTTTTTGTTCTTGGTAAAAATTGTTTATTTTAATTGGTGTAATCTTGTTTA
Above is a genomic segment from Musa acuminata AAA Group cultivar baxijiao chromosome BXJ3-4, Cavendish_Baxijiao_AAA, whole genome shotgun sequence containing:
- the LOC103981950 gene encoding splicing factor 3B subunit 6-like protein; protein product: MATISLRKANTRLPPEVNRVLYVRNLPFNISSEEMYDIFGKYGAIRQIRIGTNKDTRGTAFVVYEDIYDAKTAVDHLSGFNVANRYLIVLYYQQAKMAKKADQKKKEDEITRLQEKYGISTSKDK